In Variovorax sp. J2L1-78, the following are encoded in one genomic region:
- the hpxZ gene encoding oxalurate catabolism protein HpxZ → MTVPLSDINLPAVLEEVTAAFAEYQEALVTNDVAVLDKLFFDSPHTLRYGAGENLYGYDAIRAFRQARPAVNLEREVTVTAITTYGQDLAVTNIEFKRAGSDRIGRQSQTWVRLPEGWRVVSAHVSLMT, encoded by the coding sequence GTGACCGTTCCCCTCTCCGATATCAACCTTCCCGCCGTGCTCGAAGAAGTGACGGCCGCCTTCGCCGAGTACCAAGAGGCACTGGTCACCAACGACGTGGCCGTGCTCGACAAGCTCTTCTTCGACTCGCCGCATACGCTGCGCTACGGCGCGGGCGAGAACCTGTACGGCTACGACGCGATCCGCGCCTTCCGCCAGGCTCGCCCCGCGGTGAACCTCGAGCGCGAAGTGACCGTCACCGCCATCACGACCTATGGCCAGGACCTGGCCGTGACCAACATCGAGTTCAAGCGTGCCGGCAGCGACCGCATCGGCCGCCAGAGCCAGACCTGGGTGCGCCTGCCCGAGGGCTGGCGGGTGGTGTCGGCGCATGTCAGCCTGATGACTTGA
- a CDS encoding ABC transporter substrate-binding protein, which yields MSRPAFLSAPRHTGRLIAGVLALAAATLCLPAAAADKIKVGVFPSSAALPFYVAVNRGYFKDADLEIEEVPMTSHPLTVQALVSNGIDAAVNLVTLEGANMEARRPNTLKYISLNGQNSQHVIEQFVVKADSPAKSLKDFKNGFKLFSAPGPANIGAARAVLKKVGLVEGKDFTIQEQQIGVHIGALQLGNFDGGYTLEPSATIMVAQKVGKRVETGVISTYLLGNKSASAFAAGAVMSGKFMADKPDVAKRFAAAWARGVKEAQADSSARGYLVQGMKVPPELAATVPLPRIVMVKDMSAADVGDFQKFLDIGTELGVVKEKIDGKTLVRSF from the coding sequence ATGTCGCGCCCCGCATTCCTTTCTGCTCCTCGGCACACCGGCCGCCTGATCGCCGGCGTGCTCGCCCTCGCCGCCGCCACGCTCTGCCTGCCGGCCGCCGCGGCCGACAAGATCAAGGTCGGCGTGTTCCCTTCGAGCGCGGCGCTGCCGTTCTACGTCGCCGTCAACCGCGGCTACTTCAAGGACGCCGACCTCGAAATCGAGGAAGTGCCCATGACCAGCCATCCGCTGACGGTGCAGGCGCTGGTGTCGAACGGCATCGACGCGGCCGTGAACCTGGTGACGCTCGAAGGCGCCAACATGGAAGCGCGCCGGCCCAACACGCTGAAGTACATCTCGCTGAACGGCCAGAATTCACAGCACGTGATCGAGCAGTTCGTCGTCAAGGCCGACAGCCCGGCCAAGTCGCTGAAGGACTTCAAGAACGGCTTCAAGCTGTTCTCGGCGCCCGGCCCCGCCAACATCGGCGCGGCGCGCGCGGTGCTCAAGAAGGTGGGCCTGGTCGAAGGCAAGGACTTCACCATCCAGGAGCAGCAGATCGGCGTCCATATCGGCGCGCTGCAGTTGGGCAACTTCGACGGCGGCTACACGCTGGAGCCGTCGGCCACGATCATGGTGGCGCAGAAAGTCGGCAAGCGCGTGGAGACCGGCGTGATCTCGACCTACCTCTTGGGCAACAAGAGCGCCTCGGCCTTCGCCGCCGGCGCCGTGATGTCGGGCAAGTTCATGGCCGACAAGCCCGACGTGGCCAAACGCTTCGCCGCGGCCTGGGCGCGCGGCGTGAAGGAAGCGCAGGCCGACAGCAGCGCGCGCGGCTACCTGGTGCAGGGCATGAAGGTGCCACCGGAGCTGGCCGCCACCGTGCCGCTGCCACGCATCGTGATGGTCAAGGACATGAGCGCCGCGGACGTGGGCGACTTCCAGAAGTTTCTCGACATCGGCACCGAACTGGGCGTGGTCAAGGAGAAGATCGACGGCAAGACGTTGGTCCGTTCGTTCTGA
- a CDS encoding sensor domain-containing diguanylate cyclase, protein MTGRDFHWPAAFGSLKLRITLGGIAALVVGIGLITALLVMRAQRDTLNTQLVRESSETVRTAGLLSRQMVELQRALASVAPQVGGIAADDHGAVMRLIDSQQVLRQLFTNLFAASTDGRVLVTADKRQVYLPMSLNIADRDYFQKTVRENRAIISDAIPGRVSGQPQIFMTQPARDASGAMLILGGSLRLNTRDLLDGLVEDDTGDAAALVVVTDQTGRVLAHPSHDRLLTLLSGEPRLAQAFAAWQAIGAPVEPTGIRLPQRGELVSAAGVPGPDWMVWRVRAEADVLAPLRAARTDAILGAVVLLALLSPLLFVMLWRALRPLTLLEHRAQHLFDGSLPPEAGWPGGRGEIGRLGDVLRRVGLDRLTLEAQNAKTMRKLNSVMSAAPVGIAFTRDDRFELASAELCRLVAATSQDLLGQPLRTLFASDDDHAAFLKRERSDFRALQPYSGEWQLLRHDGSKFWAALRTKPVDLADRTLGTIWIVSDIEDQRAVRKQLEWSATHDALTGLANREAFEQQARRLVATQPDSRPAALVFLDLDRFKPVNDIAGHLVGDLMLLTVATAIAARVRPGDLVARMGGDEFALLLEDCSPDVAMAIADEVRRAVTEVAVPSTHGPLSVGASVGVAALQADIATVNDWLQAADAACYAAKSAGRDTVRAAPMGAGGTGGA, encoded by the coding sequence ATGACCGGCCGCGACTTCCACTGGCCCGCAGCCTTCGGCTCCCTCAAGCTGCGCATCACCCTGGGCGGTATCGCAGCGCTGGTGGTCGGCATCGGACTGATCACGGCGCTGCTGGTGATGCGGGCCCAGCGCGACACGCTGAACACGCAGCTGGTGCGCGAGTCGAGCGAGACGGTGCGCACGGCGGGGCTGCTGTCGCGCCAGATGGTCGAGTTGCAGCGCGCGCTGGCGAGCGTCGCGCCCCAGGTCGGCGGCATCGCGGCGGACGACCATGGCGCGGTGATGCGCCTGATCGATTCGCAGCAGGTGCTGCGACAGCTCTTCACCAACCTGTTCGCGGCATCCACCGATGGGCGGGTGCTGGTCACCGCCGACAAGCGACAGGTGTACCTCCCGATGTCCCTCAACATCGCCGACCGCGACTACTTCCAGAAGACCGTGCGCGAGAACCGGGCGATCATCTCCGATGCCATACCGGGCCGCGTGAGTGGCCAGCCGCAGATCTTCATGACGCAGCCGGCACGCGATGCGTCGGGGGCGATGCTGATCCTCGGCGGCTCGCTGCGGCTGAACACACGCGACCTGCTCGACGGCCTGGTCGAGGACGATACCGGCGATGCCGCCGCGCTGGTCGTCGTGACCGACCAGACCGGCCGCGTGCTCGCCCATCCGAGCCATGACCGCCTGCTGACGCTGCTGAGCGGCGAACCGCGCCTGGCGCAGGCGTTCGCGGCCTGGCAGGCGATCGGCGCCCCGGTCGAGCCGACGGGCATCCGCCTGCCGCAGCGCGGCGAACTGGTCAGTGCGGCGGGCGTGCCGGGGCCGGACTGGATGGTCTGGCGCGTGCGCGCCGAAGCCGATGTGCTGGCGCCGCTGCGCGCGGCCCGCACCGACGCGATCCTCGGTGCGGTGGTGCTGCTGGCGCTGCTGTCGCCGCTGCTCTTCGTGATGCTCTGGCGCGCCTTGCGGCCGCTGACGCTGCTCGAACACCGCGCGCAGCATCTGTTCGACGGCTCGCTGCCGCCAGAGGCCGGCTGGCCGGGCGGACGTGGCGAGATCGGGCGCCTGGGCGACGTGCTGCGCCGGGTGGGCCTGGATCGGCTCACGCTCGAGGCGCAGAACGCCAAGACCATGCGCAAGCTGAATTCGGTGATGAGCGCCGCGCCGGTGGGCATCGCCTTCACGCGCGACGACCGCTTCGAACTGGCCAGCGCCGAACTCTGCCGCCTGGTCGCCGCCACGTCGCAGGACCTGCTCGGCCAGCCGCTGCGCACGCTGTTCGCTTCCGACGACGACCACGCGGCCTTCCTCAAGCGCGAGCGCTCCGACTTCCGCGCGTTGCAGCCGTACAGCGGCGAATGGCAGCTGCTGCGGCACGACGGGTCGAAGTTCTGGGCCGCCCTGCGCACCAAGCCGGTCGACCTGGCCGACCGCACGCTTGGCACCATCTGGATCGTCAGCGACATCGAAGACCAGCGCGCCGTGCGCAAGCAGCTCGAATGGTCGGCCACGCACGACGCGCTCACCGGCCTGGCCAACCGGGAGGCCTTCGAGCAGCAGGCGCGGCGGCTGGTCGCGACGCAGCCCGATTCACGGCCGGCCGCGCTGGTCTTTCTCGACCTCGACCGCTTCAAGCCGGTGAACGACATCGCCGGCCACCTGGTCGGCGACCTGATGCTGCTGACGGTGGCGACGGCGATCGCCGCGCGCGTGCGCCCCGGTGATCTCGTGGCCCGCATGGGTGGCGACGAGTTCGCCCTGTTGCTGGAAGACTGCTCGCCCGATGTGGCGATGGCCATTGCCGACGAGGTGCGCCGCGCCGTCACCGAGGTCGCGGTGCCTTCGACGCACGGCCCGCTGAGCGTCGGCGCCAGCGTCGGCGTGGCGGCGCTGCAGGCGGATATCGCGACGGTCAACGACTGGCTGCAGGCCGCCGACGCGGCCTGCTACGCGGCCAAGTCCGCCGGCCGCGACACGGTGCGCGCCGCGCCGATGGGCGCGGGCGGCACAGGCGGTGCCTGA
- a CDS encoding ABC transporter ATP-binding protein, protein MRVMDSNLPIGAASPDAADSEKSHRWYPEGTHITIRGLTKRFQDATIYDDFDLDIPKGKIVSVFGPNGCGKSTLINMISGILPYDAGQILFEGKEARDTRIGYVFQNYREAVFPWMRAIDNIRYPLQYLDIAKGERQARLDRLVESFEVKFDLNRYPYQMSGGQQQLVSIMRALVVDPEVLFLDEPFSALDYEMVMFLRERLQKVLTERQTTTMLVSHDLDEAVLLADEVLLLTKRPTRVAENLPFDVPRPRTADTTLSPAFITTKTRALEIFQREVRKP, encoded by the coding sequence ATGCGCGTGATGGATTCGAACCTGCCCATCGGGGCCGCCTCGCCCGATGCCGCGGACAGCGAGAAGTCGCACCGCTGGTACCCGGAGGGCACGCACATCACCATCCGCGGCCTGACCAAGCGCTTCCAGGATGCGACCATCTACGACGACTTCGACCTCGACATCCCGAAGGGCAAGATCGTTTCGGTGTTCGGCCCCAACGGCTGCGGCAAGAGCACGCTGATCAACATGATCTCGGGCATCCTGCCGTACGACGCCGGGCAGATCCTGTTCGAGGGCAAGGAGGCACGCGACACGCGCATCGGCTACGTCTTCCAGAACTACCGCGAGGCGGTGTTCCCGTGGATGCGCGCCATCGACAACATCCGCTACCCGCTGCAGTACCTGGACATCGCCAAGGGCGAGCGGCAGGCGCGGCTCGACCGGCTGGTGGAAAGCTTCGAGGTGAAGTTCGACCTCAACCGCTACCCGTACCAGATGTCCGGCGGCCAGCAGCAGCTGGTGTCGATCATGCGGGCGCTGGTGGTCGACCCCGAGGTGCTGTTCCTCGACGAACCCTTTTCCGCGCTGGACTACGAGATGGTGATGTTCCTGCGCGAGCGCCTGCAGAAGGTGCTGACCGAGCGGCAGACCACCACCATGCTGGTCTCGCACGACCTCGACGAGGCCGTGCTGCTGGCCGACGAAGTGCTGCTCTTGACCAAGCGGCCCACGCGCGTGGCCGAGAACCTGCCCTTCGACGTGCCGCGCCCGCGCACCGCCGACACCACGCTCAGCCCCGCCTTCATCACGACCAAGACCCGCGCGCTGGAGATCTTCCAGCGCGAGGTGCGCAAGCCATGA
- a CDS encoding ABC transporter permease — protein sequence MSAISERTAARLRPLVGMAVLIALWAFVHATRAIDPVLLPSPMEALAAFWNGIAHGTLWGDFYKTIVRTLSSFGLALVISVPLGIVLGSNEKIYQSIEFAIDFFRSTPASAMFPLFLVLFGVGEATKIAVAAFGAALAILFNVAYGVMSARKQRQLAAKVMGAPRWRVLTDVILLESMPQVFVGMRSGVSIALVIVIVAEMFIGSTDGLGQRIMNAQTIFDMPDMYASIFAAGLLGYVMNLVFLMAERRFVHWGGK from the coding sequence ATGAGCGCGATCTCCGAACGCACCGCCGCCCGGCTGCGCCCGCTCGTCGGCATGGCGGTGCTGATCGCCCTGTGGGCCTTCGTGCATGCGACGCGCGCCATCGACCCGGTGCTGCTGCCGTCGCCGATGGAGGCGCTCGCCGCCTTCTGGAACGGCATCGCGCACGGCACGCTGTGGGGCGACTTCTACAAGACCATCGTGCGCACGCTCAGCTCCTTCGGGCTGGCGCTGGTGATCTCGGTGCCGCTGGGCATCGTGCTGGGCTCGAACGAAAAGATCTACCAGTCGATCGAGTTCGCCATCGACTTCTTCCGGTCGACGCCGGCCTCGGCGATGTTCCCTCTCTTCCTCGTGCTGTTCGGCGTGGGCGAAGCCACCAAGATCGCGGTGGCGGCCTTCGGCGCGGCGCTGGCGATCCTCTTCAACGTGGCCTATGGCGTGATGAGCGCCCGCAAGCAGCGCCAGCTCGCGGCCAAGGTGATGGGCGCGCCGCGCTGGCGGGTACTGACCGACGTGATCCTGCTGGAGTCGATGCCGCAGGTGTTCGTGGGCATGCGCTCGGGCGTGTCGATCGCGCTGGTGATCGTGATCGTGGCCGAGATGTTCATCGGCTCGACCGACGGGCTGGGCCAGCGCATCATGAACGCGCAGACCATCTTCGACATGCCCGACATGTACGCTTCGATCTTCGCGGCCGGCCTGCTCGGCTATGTGATGAACCTCGTGTTCCTGATGGCGGAGCGTCGCTTCGTGCATTGGGGTGGAAAGTAA
- a CDS encoding LysR family transcriptional regulator has product MLHPPRHFVYLDAVARAGSIRKAAEKLHVASTALNRKILEIESDVGTPLFERLPRGVRLTSAGEVLIAAVRRSMADMRSAESQIEQLRGLVRGTVRIGCAESVAVDLIPDTIAQYQQTHPGVQFQIAAGVTGVLVAALLADDVELILVHDPVPSDALRVIAAVPQPLCAMLRPDHPLAGRETLRLADCQTYTVALGDRSFGSRRLLDALMARSHMTLQVALEASTVQTLKEFTLRTGAISFQFQIGTQNEARRGALVAIPLTDRTLTNSQLVLLSRAGRTLPIATLSFMEALVNRLAALPG; this is encoded by the coding sequence ATGCTCCACCCGCCCCGCCATTTCGTCTACCTCGACGCCGTCGCGCGGGCCGGCTCGATCCGCAAGGCGGCCGAGAAGCTGCACGTGGCGTCGACCGCGCTCAACCGGAAGATCCTGGAGATCGAGTCCGACGTGGGCACGCCGCTGTTCGAGCGGCTGCCGCGCGGCGTGCGGCTCACCTCGGCCGGCGAGGTGCTGATCGCGGCAGTCCGGCGCAGCATGGCCGACATGCGATCGGCCGAGTCGCAGATCGAGCAGCTGCGCGGCCTGGTGCGCGGCACGGTGCGCATCGGCTGCGCCGAATCGGTCGCCGTCGACCTGATCCCCGACACGATCGCGCAGTACCAGCAGACGCACCCGGGCGTGCAGTTCCAGATCGCCGCGGGCGTGACCGGCGTGCTGGTGGCGGCGCTCCTGGCCGACGACGTGGAGCTGATCCTGGTGCACGACCCGGTGCCTTCGGACGCACTGCGCGTCATCGCCGCCGTTCCTCAACCACTCTGCGCGATGCTGCGGCCCGACCACCCGCTGGCCGGCCGCGAGACGCTGCGCCTGGCCGACTGCCAGACCTACACCGTGGCGCTGGGCGACCGGTCCTTCGGCAGCCGGCGCCTGCTCGACGCGCTGATGGCGCGTTCGCACATGACGCTGCAGGTGGCGCTGGAGGCCAGCACGGTGCAGACGCTGAAGGAATTCACCCTGCGCACCGGCGCCATCAGCTTCCAGTTCCAGATCGGCACGCAGAACGAGGCGCGGCGAGGCGCGCTGGTGGCGATCCCGCTGACCGACCGGACGCTCACGAACAGCCAGCTGGTGCTGCTGTCGCGCGCCGGCCGCACGCTGCCGATCGCCACGCTGTCCTTCATGGAAGCGCTGGTCAACCGGCTGGCGGCACTCCCGGGCTGA
- a CDS encoding VOC family protein — MSTAITHGLFHLAIKTANLDTTRAFWTGVIGLREIARPDFGYPGAWLACGQPGGQAIIHVYAGGPALGAAGQVPSGTGAIDHVSLACSGYHAYVARFRAAQLDWREFLVPGTTLWQLFVYDPSGVQLELTFEGAVEPGAPPDMSAPRVYRAGQSFFDPLSYPTLSSPFHLPE; from the coding sequence ATGAGTACCGCCATCACCCACGGCCTGTTCCACCTCGCGATCAAGACCGCGAACCTCGACACCACGCGCGCCTTCTGGACCGGCGTGATCGGCCTGCGCGAGATCGCCCGCCCCGACTTCGGCTACCCCGGCGCCTGGCTCGCCTGCGGCCAGCCGGGCGGCCAAGCCATCATCCATGTGTACGCGGGCGGCCCCGCGTTGGGCGCTGCGGGCCAGGTGCCCAGCGGCACCGGCGCCATCGACCACGTGTCGCTCGCCTGCTCGGGCTACCACGCGTACGTCGCGCGCTTCCGTGCGGCGCAGCTCGACTGGCGCGAGTTCCTGGTGCCTGGCACCACGCTGTGGCAGCTCTTCGTCTACGACCCGAGCGGCGTGCAGCTCGAGCTCACCTTCGAAGGTGCGGTCGAGCCCGGCGCGCCGCCCGACATGTCGGCCCCCCGCGTGTACCGCGCGGGCCAGAGCTTCTTCGATCCGCTGTCCTACCCCACCCTTTCATCGCCTTTCCATCTTCCGGAGTAA
- a CDS encoding ring-opening amidohydrolase — protein MDALLTPAPAAPDPAEPLVDTRPTLRVQRLGMAHPGDLSELAALLDAGALRAADIVAVIGKTEGNGGVNDFTRGYFTQTLMALLAERTGRPAATLLRELPCILSGGTEGVLSPHYVVFARSGRPDASGHEATGPGALGIGTAVSAPLAAQHVGRWAHVRSVADAVRAAMRDAGIARTEDVAFVQVKCPCVTAARAQAAAAAGHTVLTADANRSMATARAAGAFGVAIALGELPDDAGLEAAMLSDFSRFSARASVSSGVEVEANEVIVLGHSPRWQGDLRMGCAPMRDALDLGAVAQALRPLGLTAEPQLSEADAARVAAVFVKCEPDRRGRVRGARHTMLDDTDINAQRHIRGAVGGLVAGVLGDGRIFVSGGAEHQGPDGGGLVAVIARGMT, from the coding sequence ATGGACGCCCTGCTCACCCCTGCTCCCGCCGCCCCCGACCCTGCCGAACCGCTGGTCGACACACGCCCCACGCTGCGCGTGCAACGCCTGGGCATGGCGCACCCCGGCGACCTGTCCGAACTGGCGGCGCTGCTCGACGCCGGTGCGCTGCGGGCCGCCGACATCGTGGCCGTCATCGGCAAGACCGAGGGCAACGGCGGTGTCAACGACTTCACCCGCGGCTACTTCACGCAGACGCTGATGGCACTGCTGGCCGAGCGCACCGGCCGCCCGGCGGCGACGCTGCTGCGCGAGCTGCCCTGCATCCTCTCCGGCGGCACCGAGGGCGTGCTGAGCCCGCACTACGTGGTGTTCGCGCGCAGCGGCCGGCCCGATGCGTCAGGGCACGAGGCCACCGGCCCCGGTGCGCTCGGCATCGGCACTGCCGTGAGCGCGCCGCTGGCCGCGCAGCACGTGGGCCGCTGGGCGCATGTGCGCTCGGTGGCCGACGCGGTGCGCGCGGCCATGCGCGACGCCGGCATCGCGCGCACCGAAGACGTCGCCTTCGTGCAGGTCAAGTGCCCCTGCGTGACCGCCGCGCGCGCCCAGGCGGCCGCCGCGGCGGGCCACACGGTGCTGACGGCCGACGCCAACCGCTCGATGGCCACGGCCCGGGCGGCCGGCGCCTTCGGCGTCGCGATCGCGCTCGGTGAACTGCCCGACGATGCGGGGCTCGAAGCCGCGATGCTCAGCGACTTCAGCCGCTTCTCGGCGCGCGCCAGCGTGTCGTCCGGCGTCGAGGTGGAGGCCAACGAGGTGATCGTGCTGGGGCACAGCCCGCGGTGGCAAGGCGACCTGCGCATGGGCTGCGCGCCGATGCGCGACGCCCTCGACCTGGGCGCCGTGGCGCAGGCGCTGCGCCCGCTGGGGCTGACGGCCGAGCCGCAGTTGAGCGAGGCCGATGCGGCCCGCGTGGCCGCCGTTTTCGTCAAGTGCGAGCCCGACCGCCGTGGCCGCGTGCGCGGTGCGCGCCACACCATGCTCGACGACACCGACATCAACGCCCAGCGCCACATCCGCGGCGCGGTGGGCGGGCTGGTGGCCGGCGTGCTGGGCGACGGGCGCATCTTCGTGTCCGGCGGCGCGGAGCACCAGGGCCCCGACGGCGGCGGGCTGGTCGCCGTGATCGCGCGAGGCATGACATGA
- a CDS encoding FAD-dependent oxidoreductase, giving the protein MKIVIIGAGVAGAILARRLALLPGVELHCLERVSPEDHSEAGTGLNVGPNAIKALRLCDPALAAEVEAASLPWQRWQVSLTDGSVLFDLPIAQVADNPGIRIRWSELYRVLRAGAGPAIRYGCEIDAIGPSANDSTRTTVRYTQGGVQHAIDDIDLLVGTDGRYSATRAAFSGLPEPRHVGVAIVRTLVPDTSGGLIDDYGQWFNGAHRLLAFRVPPAHVYIAATFPIEPGAPIDDAWNTEAVLRAAYQPAGGAFSAQAQWLMDALCANLAQTHWARMQESDVRFVEPVRQVMYLGDSAHGMAPTLGQGATQSMEDACAAAMILAREIGAGRLSPRDWLAQVEAARGERIRFAMALSIDATDTMLAGADPVEGTRWKTEPGFLDDLSALFRDVSLGASVEPMKVSA; this is encoded by the coding sequence ATGAAGATCGTGATCATCGGCGCCGGCGTGGCCGGTGCCATCCTGGCGCGGCGGCTGGCCCTGCTGCCCGGCGTGGAACTGCACTGCCTCGAACGCGTGAGCCCCGAAGACCACTCGGAGGCGGGCACCGGCCTGAACGTCGGCCCCAACGCCATCAAGGCGCTGCGCCTGTGCGACCCGGCCCTGGCCGCCGAGGTCGAAGCCGCCAGCCTGCCCTGGCAACGCTGGCAGGTGTCGCTGACCGACGGCTCGGTGCTGTTCGACCTGCCGATCGCGCAGGTGGCCGACAACCCGGGCATCCGCATCCGCTGGTCGGAGCTGTACCGCGTGCTGCGCGCCGGGGCGGGCCCGGCGATCCGCTATGGCTGCGAGATCGACGCCATCGGCCCGAGCGCCAACGATTCGACGCGAACCACCGTGCGCTACACGCAGGGCGGCGTGCAGCACGCCATCGACGACATCGACCTGCTGGTGGGCACCGACGGCCGCTACTCGGCCACGCGCGCGGCCTTCTCGGGCCTGCCCGAACCGCGCCACGTGGGCGTGGCGATCGTGCGCACGCTGGTGCCCGACACCAGCGGCGGCCTCATCGACGACTACGGCCAGTGGTTCAACGGCGCGCACCGGCTGCTGGCCTTCCGCGTGCCACCGGCCCACGTGTACATCGCCGCCACCTTCCCGATCGAGCCCGGTGCGCCCATCGACGACGCCTGGAACACCGAGGCCGTGTTGCGCGCGGCCTACCAACCGGCGGGCGGGGCCTTCAGCGCGCAGGCGCAGTGGCTGATGGACGCGCTGTGCGCCAACCTCGCGCAGACGCACTGGGCGCGCATGCAGGAGTCGGACGTGCGCTTCGTCGAGCCGGTGCGCCAGGTGATGTACCTCGGCGACAGCGCGCACGGCATGGCGCCGACGCTGGGCCAGGGCGCCACGCAGTCGATGGAGGATGCCTGCGCGGCCGCGATGATCCTGGCGCGCGAGATCGGCGCCGGCCGCCTGTCGCCGCGCGACTGGCTCGCACAGGTCGAGGCCGCGCGGGGCGAGCGCATCCGCTTCGCGATGGCGCTGTCGATCGACGCGACCGACACCATGCTGGCCGGTGCCGACCCGGTCGAGGGCACGCGCTGGAAGACCGAGCCGGGCTTCCTCGACGACCTCTCGGCGCTGTTCCGCGACGTGTCGCTCGGCGCCTCGGTCGAGCCGATGAAGGTGAGCGCATGA
- a CDS encoding amidase, with translation MTDPWQLDIGALAQAYAARTLSPVEALGSVLARLDAVNPRINAVIARDDSAAFAAARESERRWLRGAPLSALDGVPISVKDNIPVAGMPCRWGSALYPAHAQLRDESPAQRLRDAGALLFAKTNVPEFTLQGYTDNLVFGTTRNPWNTALTPGGSSGGAVAAVAAGIGPAALATDGGGSIRRPAAYTGLVGLKPSWGMVPRAHGLPEMLPGLEVIGPIARSTADLVRVLQVIAPTLRPLDPLDPLSLPAPQPLRIAHWSRIAGSPVDPVIDQRMAAVAAQLRGLGHHVTAANAPAAVHVFNRLAWPVLSATGLAAVLHDSTPKDDARMTPALDAMLVTGRSLRAVDLFNAQVHQHALRDAMDQVFEEVDLVLTPACAAMPWPAEQSHPTTIAGQRVDPRGHAVFTAFVNGAGLPALALPAAPSSDGLPIGFQLIGRHGSDALLCALGLAFERQQPPARRWPLPSLSESQPA, from the coding sequence ATGACCGACCCCTGGCAGCTCGACATCGGCGCGCTGGCACAGGCCTATGCGGCCCGCACGCTCTCGCCGGTCGAGGCGCTGGGCAGCGTGCTGGCGCGGTTGGACGCGGTCAACCCGCGGATCAACGCGGTGATCGCGCGCGACGACAGCGCCGCCTTCGCCGCGGCGCGCGAGAGCGAACGCCGCTGGCTGCGTGGTGCGCCGCTGTCGGCGCTCGACGGCGTGCCGATCAGCGTGAAGGACAACATCCCCGTGGCCGGCATGCCCTGCCGCTGGGGCAGTGCGCTGTACCCGGCCCATGCGCAGCTGCGCGACGAGTCGCCGGCGCAGCGCCTGCGCGATGCCGGTGCGCTGCTGTTCGCCAAGACCAACGTGCCCGAGTTCACGCTGCAGGGCTACACCGACAACCTCGTGTTCGGCACGACGCGCAACCCGTGGAACACCGCGCTCACGCCCGGCGGTTCGAGCGGCGGCGCGGTCGCGGCCGTGGCGGCGGGCATCGGCCCGGCCGCGCTGGCCACCGACGGCGGCGGCTCGATCCGCCGGCCCGCCGCCTACACCGGCCTGGTCGGCCTGAAGCCCTCGTGGGGCATGGTGCCGCGGGCACACGGCCTGCCCGAGATGCTGCCGGGCCTGGAAGTGATCGGCCCCATCGCCCGCAGCACGGCCGACCTGGTGCGCGTGCTGCAGGTGATCGCGCCGACCCTGCGCCCCCTCGACCCGTTGGATCCGCTCTCTCTGCCCGCGCCGCAGCCGCTGCGCATCGCGCATTGGTCGCGCATCGCCGGCAGCCCGGTCGACCCGGTCATCGACCAGCGCATGGCCGCCGTCGCGGCCCAGTTGCGCGGCCTGGGCCACCACGTGACGGCAGCCAACGCCCCGGCCGCGGTGCATGTGTTCAACCGGCTCGCCTGGCCGGTGCTGAGCGCCACCGGCCTGGCCGCCGTGCTGCACGACAGCACGCCGAAGGACGATGCGCGCATGACGCCCGCCCTGGACGCGATGCTGGTCACCGGTCGCTCGCTGCGCGCGGTCGACCTGTTCAACGCGCAGGTCCACCAGCACGCGCTGCGCGACGCGATGGACCAGGTCTTCGAGGAGGTCGACCTGGTGCTCACGCCCGCCTGCGCCGCCATGCCCTGGCCCGCCGAACAGAGTCACCCGACCACCATCGCCGGCCAGCGCGTCGACCCGCGCGGCCACGCGGTGTTCACCGCCTTCGTCAACGGCGCCGGCCTGCCCGCGCTGGCGTTGCCGGCCGCACCGTCATCCGACGGCCTGCCCATCGGCTTCCAGCTGATCGGCCGGCACGGCAGCGACGCGCTGCTGTGTGCGCTGGGCCTCGCCTTCGAGCGGCAGCAGCCGCCGGCCCGCCGTTGGCCGCTCCCGTCCCTCTCCGAAAGTCAACCCGCATGA